One genomic segment of Helianthus annuus cultivar XRQ/B chromosome 14, HanXRQr2.0-SUNRISE, whole genome shotgun sequence includes these proteins:
- the LOC110906504 gene encoding zinc finger MYM-type protein 1-like, with the protein MAPKQASEWQKRQKRKRLDELVKSQKGAMQKFLTPNPPIVDVEKEQNVDVEVEREHEEVEQEQERVEVEDEQDEEHVEKRFSATIYTRTLSNLKKCDREWLVYSKELDKMFCFCCKVLRNGAPKGRLGGVGFDYWHHATGRVREHEVSLDHLINTKKWFDLRKRLKSDDTIDKFQYEQFKKEAEYWKQVLFRIIALIKFLAKHNLAFRGNKEKLYEKGNGNFLGLVEMLEEFDPVIKEHVRRITSDNIHVHYLGHKIQNEIIVMLADEIKKELIKNIKEAKYYSIILDCTPDSSHKEQMTIIARYVKFSSNSIIVKESFLGFLNANDTTGKGLFDVTYAELQNLGLEIDNMRGQGYDNGANMKGSHQGVQKRFLKENPRAFYTPCGSHSLNLTLCDMAYSCVKGKSFFGHVQRIYTIFANSINRWQILKDNVKNWSLKSLSQTRWESRFESVKAIKLQLDDVRETLLEVGETDSDAAIAEEALALA; encoded by the exons ATGGCACCTAAACAAGCATCCGAATGGCAAAAACGTCAAAAGAGGAAACGACTAGATGAATTGGTGAAGTCACAAAAGGGTGCTATGCAAAAATTTTTGACACCTAATCCGCCTATTGTTGATGTGGAAAAGGAGCAAAACGTTGATGTTGAAGTAGAACGGGAACACGAGGAAGTAGAACAAGAGCAAGAACGTGTGGAAGTAGAAGACGAGCAAGACGAAGAACATGTTGAAAA ACGATTTTCAGCAACTATTTATACAAGAACATTATCAAACTTGAAGAAGTGTGATAGAGAATGGCTAGTATATTCGAAAGAGCTAGATAAgatgttttgtttttgttgcaaAGTGTTGAGAAATGGGGCGCCAAAAGGTAGATTGGGAGGTGTAGGTTTTGATTATTGGCACCATGCTACCGGTAGAGTGAGAGAACATGAAGTTTCTTTAGATCATCTCATAAATACGAAAAAGTGGTTTGATTTGCGCAAAAGATTGAAATCGGACGACACAATTGATAAATTTCAATATGAGCAATTCAAGAAGGAAGCGGAATATTGGAAACAAGTCCTTTTTAGAATCATTGCGCTAATCAAGTTTCTTGCTAAGCATAATTTAGCATTTCGTGGAAATAAGGAAAAGTTATACGAAAAAG GTAATGGAAATTTCTTGGGTCTAGTTGAGATGTTGGAAGAGTTTGATCCGGTTATCAAAGAGCATGTTCGGCGGATCACTAGTGACAATATTCATGTGCATTATCTTGGACACAAGATCCAAAATGAGATAATAGTTATGCTTGCTGATGAAATTAAAAAAGAACTCATTAAGAACATAAAAGAAGCAAAGTACTACTCAATCATACTGGATTGTACCCCCGATTCTAGTCACAAAGAACAGATGACTATAATAGCGAGGTATGTAAAGTTCTCATCTAATTCTATTATTGTTAAGGAGTCATTTTTGGGGTTTTTGAATGCTAATGATACCACTGGGAAGGGACTATTTGATGTAACTTATGCAGAGTTACAAAATCTTGGTCTTGAAATTGATAATATGCGTGGCCAAGGATATGACAACGGGGCAAATATGAAAGGGTCACATCAAGGAGTCCAAAAgagatttttaaaagaaaatccaAGAGCATTTTACACTCCTTGTGGTAGCCATTCACTTAACCTTACATTATGTGATATGGCTTATAGTTGTGTTAAAGGAAAGAGTTTTTTTGGACACGTCCAACGGATTTATACTATTTTTGCAAATTCTATCAATCGTTGGCAAATTTTGAAAGATAATGTGAAAAATTGGAGTCTAAAGTCATTATCTCAAACTCGTTGGGAAAGTCGTTTTGAGAGTGTTAAGGCAATCAAATTGCAACTTGATGATGTGCGGGAAACTTTGCTTGAAGTTGGAGAGACAGATAGTGATGCTGCAATTGCAGAGGAAGCATTAGCTTTAGCATAA
- the LOC118486453 gene encoding uncharacterized protein LOC118486453, translating into MRPGSSFSHKPQAEKEKQRRDRMKDLYSTLATMLHLEPYESKSLPEFLDRATTSLIHLKERVEKLKVTKEELEKEVAHNDEPSNSEQRLKVVRVTESMDQKLEVNMIFMVSNKKVGPFEVLRVIEQGGAEITSSSFSTVGHHVYCTIHAKVHIIF; encoded by the exons ATGAGGCCCGGCAGCTCATTCTCTCATAAACCACAAGCCGAGAAAGAAAAGCAACGCAGAGATCGTATGAAGGACCTCTATTCAACATTAGCTACAATGCTTCATCTTGAACCATAT GAGAGCAAGTCACTGCCAGAGTTCTTGGATCGAGCGACTACTTCACTGATACACTTAAAGGAAAGAGTAGAAAAATTGAAGGTTACTAAAGAAGAACTAGAAAAGGAAGTTGCACATAACGATGAGCCGAGCAATAGCGAACAGAGGTTAAAGGTGGTTCGAGTGACAGAATCGATGGATCAAAAATTAGAGGTTAACATGATATTTATGGTGAGTAACAAGAAAGTGGGGCCATTTGAAGTGTTGAGAGTAATAGAGCAAGGTGGTGCTGAAATTACAAGTTCTAGCTTCAGTACCGTAGGCCACCATGTCTACTGCACCATACATGCTAAGGTCCATATCATTTTCTAA
- the LOC110906505 gene encoding zinc finger MYM-type protein 1-like: MHLEIATQEINNLIEYFKDYRETGFPKAIEEATEIASEMEIDPIFKEKRKIKRKKRKDETSSSDEVAFTVEENFRVNFFLYIVDQAIASLEKRFEQFKWYEGLFGFLFPRTLRIMKDEDLKSSCHRLENALKFKEKSDIDGEALYTELNLFRDSLTNKFSSPVDVLEYMKEDGYSPEACIAYRMLLTIPVIVASAERSFSKLKLLKSYLRSSMSQERLSGLAMIAIENEVLDDINCEELIHQFAIKNARRASRIIG; encoded by the coding sequence ATGCATCTTGAAATTGCTACTCAAGAAATAAACAATTTAATTGAGTACTTTAAGGATTATAGAGAAACAGGTTTTCCTAAAGCGATTGAAGAAGCTACGGAGATTGCTAGTGAAATGGAAATTGATCCCATATTTAAAGAAAAACGTAAGattaaaaggaaaaaaagaaaagaTGAGACTTCTAGTAGCGATGAAGTTGCATTTACAGTAGAAGAGAATTTCAGAGTAAATTTTTTCTTATATATTGTGGATCAAGCTATTGCTTCTTTAGAGAAACGATTTGAACAATTTAAATGGTACGAGGGTTTATTTGGTTTTTTGTTTCCACGTACGTTGAGGATTATGAAAGATGAAGATCTTAAGTCGTCTTGTCATCGTCTTGAAAATGCACTCAAGTTTAAAGAAAAATCGGATATTGATGGCGAGGCACTTTATACAGAGCTTAATTTATTTCGTGACTCACTAACCAATAAATTTAGCAGTCCTGTAGATGTTTTGGAGTATATGAAAGAAGACGGTTATTCGCCAGAAGCATGCATTGCATATAGAATGTTGTTGACTATTCCAGTCATTGTGGCATCTGCAGAAAGAAGTTTTTCGAAGTTGAAGTTATTGAAATCTTACCTACGATCTTCAATGTCCCAAGAAAGACTTAGTGGGTTGGCGATGATTGCTATCGAGAACGAAGTCTTAGATGATATAAATTGTGAAGAGTTGATTCACCAATTTGCTATAAAAAATGCAAGGAGAGCTTCACGAATCATTGGTTAG